TAAAAGATTTTTTGAAATTGTTATTTATTTTGTCAAAAGAAACGATGTTATTACTAATTTGCAGCAAACTACAAGTCAAATGGGGAGAACGAATGGTACTTCTTCACACCAAGAGATCGTAAGTACCCAAATGGAGAGCGACCCAATCGAGCTGCTGGAAATGGATATTGGAAGGCTACTGGAGCTGATAAACCTATTAATTTTCAAGGTTGTAAAGTTGGGTTCAGGAAGGCATTGGTATTCTACCAAGGAAAACCTCCAAATGGTGATAAAACTGATTGGATTATGCATGAATACAGAGTAAATGAACCTCCTaagagaaaaagaggaggaaATGATATGAAGGTACGTTTATTTCTCTTTTCTTTAATGTTATTGGCTTACTGTACGAATAATGATAATTAACCTAGTTTCTTGTGGCAGCTTGATGATTGGGTCTTATGTAGGATTTATAAGAAGCTTGACAGATCTTTAAGAGCTTCAACTCGACCACGAGTTCAAGTTGTCCAAGATCACCAAACATCAGAAAATGGAATGCTGCTGCCTGAAGAATCCGAACAAATTCCAATGCCTACCATGGTAGGGAATTATAGCCAAGGGAATGAGATGGTATATCTCAATACAAATGCTGCTTATGCTCCTGCTTATCATTTGAATGGAATTGGGACAGTTATTACTGAATCTTTTGACGCTAGTCAATTCGAGTTACCTTACTGTGGGAATGCTGTTCATCCACTGGTGGGAACTGCAGGAACAtcaacatcatcttcttcatatATGCAGAGTTATATTAGCGATGAGCATCCTATAGATGAATATCTTCATTATCCGAAGGAATTTTTTGCTGCACAATGTATGGACAATATTCTTTTGCCTCCGCTTAAGAGCTTTAGTCCCTTTCCCTACGAAGAATATGATGATAGTAATAAGTATCAATGTTGAGGCTGATAACTGACCTTTCTTTTTAAGTCCTGGTAGCTGGTTAGCTAACATTTATATTTTACCTTGTTTAGATGTTTAATTAATTTCCTAGGTTATGTTTTATCTACTTATTGTTTTAGGATGATTGCTAaattttaagcttaattttcttatcagttaatttttttttttaatattaacatGTAGGCATTTTATAAAAGATTCATAAAAGATTTGTGGGAATTTTTTTATCTGACTAAATTGCCACAGAAAATAAATAATAAGGTCCTCCAAATCATGTCTAATTGCATTTACTATGGTTAAATCTCTGTTGCTACTTCTGCAGAATTTCAATACATGAAAAACCAAACAGAATTTGTCAAACGATTCAAGTAAAACAATCTCACTCCCAAACCCATATGGCAAATACATGAACACCATCTCTTtatctttgtaaattaaaatataacaaatccCTGAAAATCCTGTGATTCTAAAATACACCCAAAAATATCAATTAGAAAAGTGAGGATTGAACTAGCTTTGATATTAAAATTCTAGTAGTTTCCAGGAGCGTAAGATCCAACTTCAAATCATAACTACATTCTTGAAAAGAAAGCAGGATCACTAAAAAAAGGAAAGCAGGAAAGTCGCAATAGTAAATTTCAAGTTTAATGACAATGGCAGGCACAATTCTTTTTATTTGCATCACAAAGCAGAACATAGACTCACTTCTTGCTCAAACCCAAGGCTAAGACAAGATATAATGCCAAATGTTAAACTGGATCAACACCTAAACAGAACCAAAAGAGATTCTAATCAGACTAAGCACATGCATTGCATGTACTAATAAGAAACAGAGTGAAATTCGAAGATGATAAGAACGAAAATAGAAGGAAAGAAACAAGGATAGTACTCAACTGAGTACTAACCAAGCTTCAAAGATAAAGATATTACTT
This is a stretch of genomic DNA from Hevea brasiliensis isolate MT/VB/25A 57/8 chromosome 12, ASM3005281v1, whole genome shotgun sequence. It encodes these proteins:
- the LOC110647667 gene encoding NAC transcription factor 47-like, which produces MKEDQHKWEHVAVTNPNTTYLNPVYTSSSYGYAIDATSNNSGSSCSSRNNTDASLDPVVSQGNEIVTAYHHGASDFDEDAYFDSFPAGYRFKPYDEELVVHYLKKKIMNKPLPPNRIKEVELYKYNPDTLAANYKSNGENEWYFFTPRDRKYPNGERPNRAAGNGYWKATGADKPINFQGCKVGFRKALVFYQGKPPNGDKTDWIMHEYRVNEPPKRKRGGNDMKLDDWVLCRIYKKLDRSLRASTRPRVQVVQDHQTSENGMLLPEESEQIPMPTMVGNYSQGNEMVYLNTNAAYAPAYHLNGIGTVITESFDASQFELPYCGNAVHPLVGTAGTSTSSSSYMQSYISDEHPIDEYLHYPKEFFAAQCMDNILLPPLKSFSPFPYEEYDDSNKYQC